In the Alphaproteobacteria bacterium genome, CTTGTAGCCGGCACGGAACAGGTCCTTCGCCATCACGATGTTTTCGCCGACATAGCCACCCATCATGAAGATGTCCGGGTTGGCGCGCACCATCTCGTCGATCTCGGAGCGGAACGAGGTCTTCTTGTTGTCGATGACGGCGGTGCCGACCTTCACGCCCTTCGGCTCCACGTCCTCGCGAATGGTCTTGAGCACCGACTCGGTGAAGGGCGTCTGCGGCATGATCAGGTAGGCGCTCTTTGCGTTCTGCGCGAGAATGAACTTGGCGAACTGCTTGGCCTGCAGAACCGTGTGCGGTTGCGTGCGCACGAAATATCCCTGGTGGGGCAGCTCGGCGATCGTATCGGCCGCCGAGATCGCCAGCATCATCACCTTGTTTTCCCAGCACAATGGCAGCACCGCGGTGCCGACGGCGGAGGCCCACACACTCATCAGCGCCGACACCTTGTCGACGTCGATCAGCTTGCGCGCCCCGCGGACGCCGGCCTCCGCGTTGGTCTGGTCGTCCTCGGAGAGATATTCGACCTTGCGCCCGAGCAGGCCACCGGCGGCGTTTACCTGGTCGACCACCGCCTGGTGGGCGATGCGGTTGTTCGGCCCAAACGGCGACCCGGAGCCGGTCAAAGAAACGAGACCCGCAATCTTGATCGGGCCGGTCTGGCCGAAGCTGGGCGTGGTGACGACGAACGGCGCAGCTACGGCGCTGGCACCGGTGAGCAGCGCGTTGCGGCGGGTAATCAGGCGTGACGGCATGGCAGTCCCCTCTTGGATGTTTCGTGGATGATAGCAGCGATCAGCCGCCAAGGAATGCGTGGCGGACCTCGGCATCGGCGGCAAGGGCGGCAGCGGCACCTTCGCGCGCGTTGGAGCCGTCGACCAGCAGGTAGCCCCGATCCGCAATCGCAAGGGCGTCCAGCGCATTCTGCTCAACCATGATGACGGTCATGCCTTCGCGATGCAGCGTCTTGATCAGATCGAACAGCTCGGCCGACGCCGAAGGCGAAAGGCCGGCGGAGGGCTCGTCGAGCAGCATCAGCCGCGGCGCGGCCATCAGCGCCATCGCGACCGCGAGCATCTGGCGCTGCCCGCCGGAGAGCGTGCGCGCCTCCTGCGTGCGGCGCTCGGCGAGCGCGGGAAAGCGGGCGTAATTCGCCTTGATGCGTTCCCTGCTCGCGCGGCGGTCTACATAGCCACCCATTTCCAGGTTGGCCTCGACGCTGAGCGAGGGGAAGACATTCGCTTCCTGCGGCACGAAGGCGATGCCTTGGCGGGTGATCTCGCGGGGCTTGAGACCGCCGATCGGCTTGCCCTCGAAGGTGATGGCGCCTTCGCGCGGCTTGAGGAATCCCGCGATCGACTTGAGCAGGGTCGATTTGCCGGCGCCGTTCGGGCCGATCAGCACCACCAGTTCGCCCTCCGCGACGGTCAGGCCGACGCCCTTGAGCACCTCGTCATGCGCGCCGTAACCGGCAACCACGTTGGTGACGGAGAGCATCATGCCCGATGTCCCATGTAGGCTTCCTGTACCCGCGGGTCGGTGCGCAGATCCGCGAAGCGGCCTTGCGCGAAGGGCTTGCCCTGCACCAGCATCACCACGTGGTCGCATAGCGCCGCAACCAGGCCCATGTTGTGCTCGATGATCAGGAACGTGATGCCGCGCGCCTTCAGCGCCAGGATGTGCTCGCCGAGCTTCTTGGCGAGCGTCGGATTGATGCCGGCCGCCGGCTCGTCGAGCATGATCAGCTTCGGCTCGGCCATCAACGCACGGCCGAGCTCGAGCAATTTCTTCTGTCCGCCCGAAAGATCGATCGCGCGATTGTCCCCCACGCGAAGCAGGTTCAGCTCACCTGCGACCGCGATCGCGCGCTGACGTAACTCCTCCTCGCGCGCGCGGGCCGCTCTCGTGCTCAGCACGGCCGCGCAGAAGGTCTCGCCCGGCTGATGCTTGCCGTAAAGCATCAGGTTCTCGATCACGCTGAGTTGGGCGAGCCCCCGCGCGATCTGGAAGGTGCGCGAGAGGCCGATGTCCGCCAGCCGGTCCGCGCGCCAACCGGTCACGTCGGTGCCGTCGAACGTCACCGTGCCGCCATTCGGCCTGAGCGCCCCGGTGACGGTATTGAACAGCGTGGTCTTGCCGGCGCCGTTCGGTCCGATCAGCCCGGTGATGCGGCCCTTCTCGACAGCAAGGTCGGCGCCGTCGAGCGCCGTCACGCCGCCGAAACGGCGCCGCAGGCCTTTCACTTCGAGCAGCGCCAAGAGCCTACCCTCGATTGCCCCCGAAGGATTGCACGAACAGCTTTCCCGCCGCGACGCGGTCGTGGCTGAACTGGCGGAAATCGTCCGCCACCTTGCCGGTGAGCAGCCAGCCGGAAAGCTCCCGTGCGATCGACGGGGCGATCTTGAAGCCATGACCGCTCCCGCCGGAGAAATCCGCATAGCCGGCTATGCCCGTGCGCGGTCCGGCGAACGGGTACCAATCGGGCGTCACGTCGTAGAGTGCCGCGTAGGCCTCGATCAGCTTCATGCCGGAGAAGGCGGGGAAGCGGCGCTCCACGCGTGCCTGGACGTCGGCGATGAAGTCGGCATCCGCGGTTGTTTTGTAATTGTAGGGGTCGACGTCGACGTATTCCTTCGGGAAGCCGCGGCCGATGATGAAACGGCCCTGGCCAAGCGGGCGATAGTAGGTCGCATCGACGCCCATCGAGATCGACGTTTTCGGCACTGCGCGGCCCGCCGGCACCTGCCATACGGTGTCCTGCTCGCGCACCGAACGCATCGGCAGATCGAGCCCGGCGCTTTCGGCGAGCGGTTTCGCCCACGGCCCGGCCGCGTTGACCACGACGTTTGCCGCAACCTCGCCGCTGTCCAGTTCGACGCCAGTGACGCGATTGCCCTTGCGTGTGAGCCGTCGCACCGGCGTGCGCGCGCGAAATTCGCCGCCCGCATTCTGGAAAGCGCCGACATAAGCCTCCGTCGCCTGCACGGGGTCGGCATAGCCACCGTGCGGCTCATACACGATGCCGGCAATGCCGTCGGGATTGATCTCGGGCAGGTGCTGCGGAAAGCCCGGCCCCTCGGACCATTCGTCGACGATGCCGAGCCCTTTTTGCATCGCGACGTTCTTCTTCGCACCATCCAGCATCTCGGCGCTGACGACGAAGCAGTAGCCGTCCTGCACGAAGCCCGCGTCTCGGCCAAGTTCCGCCTTCGCGTTCTCGAACATCGTGATGCTGGCGCGCGCGAGCCGCACCAGCAGCGGCGTGGAGTAGCTCTGGCGGATGATCGCCGCGCTTTTGCCCGTACCGCCGCTCGCCGGTTCGCCGCGTTCGAGCAGCAGCGTTTGAGCGCCCGCCTTGCGCAGATGATAGGCAGTCGCGGCGCCGCCGATGCCCGCGCCGACAACGATCGCGTCGTAGCTCATGCTTTCGGCTCCACGCCGTAATGCGCCTTGATGAAGCCGCGCGAGAACTTGCCCGACGTGAAGTCGTTCTGGACGGCAGCCTTGTCGCGCTCTTCCGGTTTGCCGTAGCCGCCGGAGCCGGGCGTCTCGACCACGACAGCTTCGTTCTCGTTGATCAGCAAGTTGGCTGGCTTGGTCGGCAACGGCACCTCGGCATCTCCCGATAGCTTCACGAACTTGCCCGTGCCGCCGCTGTGCCCCCCGAAGATGCCCCAAGGCCTGTTCGTAAATCGCTCGCCCTGGCCGGAGAACGTCATCGTGTGCCCGACCGGGCGCACGACGCGGCGCAGCCCGAGCCCGCCGCGATGTTTGCCCGCGCCGCCCGAATCCGGAACGAAGCCGTAGCTCTCCACCAGCAGCGGGTATTCCATTTCGATCGATTCGACGGGCAGATTCGACGTGTTGGTGATGTGCACCTGCACGCCGTCCTTGCCGTCCTTGGTGAAGCGCCCGCCGAAGCCGCCGCCGAGCGTTTCCAGATAGACGTAATCGCGGCCGTAGCGCGGATCGTGGCCGAAGAAGACCGCGGTCGTGTTGGCGCCGTTCGCGGCCCCGACCGCGGCTTCGGGGATCGCGGGCGCAAGCGCGCCGATCACCACGTCAACGATGCGCTGGGACGTGTTGGCGCGCGCCGCGACGGCCGCCGGAAATCTTGCGTTCAGCAGCGAGCCGAGTGGCGCCGTGATGTCGACCAGATCGATCAGGCCCTGATTGTTCGGCACATCCGGGTCGAGCAGGGCCTTCAGCGAATAGAGCACACCCGCCGACGTCGCCGACATGGTGCAGTTGATGTTGCCCCTCACCTGCGGGCCGGTGCCGGCGAAATCGAACAGCACCTTGCGATTGCTGCCGTGCGGCGGGACCGTGATCTTGAGCTTGACCGGGATGTTGGTCGTGCCGACGCCATCGTCGTCCATCACGTCGTCGAAGGTGTATTCGCCGGGCGCAATGCGGGTCAGCGCCTCGCGCAGCCGGTCGCCGGTGCGGCGGATGATGTCGTCGAACGCCGCCTGCAGCAGCGGCGCGCCGCGCGTCTCGATCATCTCGGAGACACGGCGGACGCCGAGCCGGCAGGCCGCCACCTGCGCGAAGTAGTCGCCACGTCGCTCTTCGGGCACCCGCGCATTGAGCAGCAGCAGGTCCATGATGTCGTCCTGCAGCTTGCCCTCGCGGAACAGCCGGATCAGCGGGATGCGCGTGCCTTCCTGGTAGATCTCGGTGCCGCCCGCCATGCTGCCCGGCGTGATGCCGCCGATGTCGGCGTGATGCGCGATGTCGCACATGAAACAGACGAGCCTGCCGTCCGCGAACACCGGCATCGCCATGTTGACGTCGGGCAGATGCGTGCCGCCGGCGACGAACGGATCGTTGGAGAGGAAGATGTCGCCCTCGCGCACGTCCGAGAGCGGAACCTTGGCGAGCAGCGTGTTCATCAACCCCATCATCGACCCGAGATGGATCGCAAGCGAATTCTCCGCCTGCACGATCAGGCGCCCGCGCGGATCGATGATCGCGGTCGAGTGATCGTGCCGCTCCTTGATGTTGGTCGAATACGCGCTCTTCATCAGCGCGATGTAGGCCTCGTCGACGATCGATTTGAGGCCATTCGAGATAATCTCGAGCGTGATCGGATCGATGCTCATGCGGCGATGTCCACGATGAGATTGAGAAAGGGATCGACGCCGGCGCGGTCGCCGGGGAAGAGGAGCGTGGTCGAGTCGAGCTGCTCGATTACCGCGGGCCCGATGACCGTGTCGCCGGGCAGCAGCGCGGCCCGATCGTAGACCGGCGTGTCCTGCGCGGCATCGGCCGCGAACCACACCTTGCGATGCGATGCGGCCTGCGCCGCGCCGCTCGATCGCGCCGCGCTGGGCCGCGCTGCCGGCTGGCGCAGTCTGCCGGCCGCGATCAGGCGGAAGTTGACGATCTCGATCGGGTCAGCCGGATTGTGAAAGCCGTAGGCGCGCTCGTGCTCGGCAAAGAAGCGCTGTTTGATGTCGTCGGGCGACGGCAGCGGCTCGGCGCTGCCGAGCCCGATCGCGAGCTCGAAGTTCTGTCCGACATAGCGCGCGTCGAGCACGAGATCGATGTTGCGGTTGGCCTTCTCAACGCTCTCCACATCGAACCAGTCGCTCGCCTGCGCCTTCAATTCCTTGATCCGCGCGCTTACGTCCGCCATCCGCGCATCATTGAGCGGCGTCACGGCTGTGCGCACGAACGTCTCGCGCAAATCGGACACGATCAGTCCCTGTGCACACAAGATTCCCGGCGCGAACGGCACAAG is a window encoding:
- a CDS encoding ABC transporter ATP-binding protein gives rise to the protein MALLEVKGLRRRFGGVTALDGADLAVEKGRITGLIGPNGAGKTTLFNTVTGALRPNGGTVTFDGTDVTGWRADRLADIGLSRTFQIARGLAQLSVIENLMLYGKHQPGETFCAAVLSTRAARAREEELRQRAIAVAGELNLLRVGDNRAIDLSGGQKKLLELGRALMAEPKLIMLDEPAAGINPTLAKKLGEHILALKARGITFLIIEHNMGLVAALCDHVVMLVQGKPFAQGRFADLRTDPRVQEAYMGHRA
- a CDS encoding ABC transporter substrate-binding protein, giving the protein MPSRLITRRNALLTGASAVAAPFVVTTPSFGQTGPIKIAGLVSLTGSGSPFGPNNRIAHQAVVDQVNAAGGLLGRKVEYLSEDDQTNAEAGVRGARKLIDVDKVSALMSVWASAVGTAVLPLCWENKVMMLAISAADTIAELPHQGYFVRTQPHTVLQAKQFAKFILAQNAKSAYLIMPQTPFTESVLKTIREDVEPKGVKVGTAVIDNKKTSFRSEIDEMVRANPDIFMMGGYVGENIVMAKDLFRAGYKGKVMGFAYGIVPAFIDGAGKEAAEGIYSIADPSPAFDSSAYTKLKALVKKDQLDTFMCQAYDHANLAILSMAKGKDATGTTIRDNIRKISGNNESGVVVDNALDGLKLIAEGKEIKYSGASGPCKFADNGNIIEVAFRTAQVKDGKLVQVQM
- a CDS encoding hydantoinase B/oxoprolinase family protein, which gives rise to MSIDPITLEIISNGLKSIVDEAYIALMKSAYSTNIKERHDHSTAIIDPRGRLIVQAENSLAIHLGSMMGLMNTLLAKVPLSDVREGDIFLSNDPFVAGGTHLPDVNMAMPVFADGRLVCFMCDIAHHADIGGITPGSMAGGTEIYQEGTRIPLIRLFREGKLQDDIMDLLLLNARVPEERRGDYFAQVAACRLGVRRVSEMIETRGAPLLQAAFDDIIRRTGDRLREALTRIAPGEYTFDDVMDDDGVGTTNIPVKLKITVPPHGSNRKVLFDFAGTGPQVRGNINCTMSATSAGVLYSLKALLDPDVPNNQGLIDLVDITAPLGSLLNARFPAAVAARANTSQRIVDVVIGALAPAIPEAAVGAANGANTTAVFFGHDPRYGRDYVYLETLGGGFGGRFTKDGKDGVQVHITNTSNLPVESIEMEYPLLVESYGFVPDSGGAGKHRGGLGLRRVVRPVGHTMTFSGQGERFTNRPWGIFGGHSGGTGKFVKLSGDAEVPLPTKPANLLINENEAVVVETPGSGGYGKPEERDKAAVQNDFTSGKFSRGFIKAHYGVEPKA
- a CDS encoding ABC transporter ATP-binding protein, with product MMLSVTNVVAGYGAHDEVLKGVGLTVAEGELVVLIGPNGAGKSTLLKSIAGFLKPREGAITFEGKPIGGLKPREITRQGIAFVPQEANVFPSLSVEANLEMGGYVDRRASRERIKANYARFPALAERRTQEARTLSGGQRQMLAVAMALMAAPRLMLLDEPSAGLSPSASAELFDLIKTLHREGMTVIMVEQNALDALAIADRGYLLVDGSNAREGAAAALAADAEVRHAFLGG
- a CDS encoding FAD-binding oxidoreductase — translated: MSYDAIVVGAGIGGAATAYHLRKAGAQTLLLERGEPASGGTGKSAAIIRQSYSTPLLVRLARASITMFENAKAELGRDAGFVQDGYCFVVSAEMLDGAKKNVAMQKGLGIVDEWSEGPGFPQHLPEINPDGIAGIVYEPHGGYADPVQATEAYVGAFQNAGGEFRARTPVRRLTRKGNRVTGVELDSGEVAANVVVNAAGPWAKPLAESAGLDLPMRSVREQDTVWQVPAGRAVPKTSISMGVDATYYRPLGQGRFIIGRGFPKEYVDVDPYNYKTTADADFIADVQARVERRFPAFSGMKLIEAYAALYDVTPDWYPFAGPRTGIAGYADFSGGSGHGFKIAPSIARELSGWLLTGKVADDFRQFSHDRVAAGKLFVQSFGGNRG